Within the Nicotiana tabacum cultivar K326 chromosome 11, ASM71507v2, whole genome shotgun sequence genome, the region tttgaacttCTGAATTCAAGAGCCTGGATTCAATGATATTGTAAAGCATGCATAGGCAAAAGAAGTCAATGGTTCACCTTTGTGGCAGTTTCATTTAAAGCTCAAAAATACTTGCAAAAACTTAACCTGGCGGTCCAAAAAAAGGTTGGAAACATTTTTGATAATACAAAGTTACTGGAGGATAAACTagtagaaatgaaaaagaagtgcTTTCAAGAAAACTCTAAAATGAATAGGATGGCATACAATAATGTTAATGCACAACTAATACTGCACAACAAGAAGGAGAAGGCCTTTTGGAGGCAAAAATCAGGTCTGCACTGGTTTAAAGAGGGAGATGTCAACTCCAAATTCTTTCACTCAATGATAAACTCTAGAAGGAGAAGGTTGTATCTGAAGAAGATTAGATGGAGAGAAAATACATGGATAGAAGGAAACAAAGAAATAGCTACTGAAGCAATTCACTACTTTGAATCTCATTATTCACAAGAAGATACTCATGGAAATTCTGATATATTTTCATGCTTATATAATGTGATTAATGAAGAGGACAATGAATTTCTGGGTGCACCTCCTACTATAACAGAAGTTGAAGAAGCAGTTTTCTCATTCAGTGCAGATAGTGCACCTAGACCTGATGGTATCTCAGGAAGATTTTATCATCACTGATGGGATATCATCTCAATAGATTTATTTAACATGGTTTGTAACTTTTTTGCAGGTACACATTTGCTGAGATCACTAATACATATATGTTTAATATTGTTACATAAAGTAACCAATCCTTAGAAGTTTATAGAACTCAGGCTCATCAGTCTTAGCAATTTTAGTt harbors:
- the LOC142165848 gene encoding uncharacterized protein LOC142165848; amino-acid sequence: MAYNNVNAQLILHNKKEKAFWRQKSGLHWFKEGDVNSKFFHSMINSRRRRLYLKKIRWRENTWIEGNKEIATEAIHYFESHYSQEDTHGNSDIFSCLYNVINEEDNEFLGAPPTITEVEEAVFSFSADSAPRPDGTHLLRSLIHICLILLSKVVHKMVSSQQASFMKDRSIIENIMFTKEMTHNINQFNANGNVVMKLDMTKAFDRVD